The Sedimentibacter sp. zth1 DNA segment TTATTGTGTATAAATGGTAAGGATAAAGATTATTTATCTGAGGAATGCTATAAATTGTTTAATAGTTTATATTTTGATAAAGGAAAGAGTAAATTAAAAATTGCAAATTCATTGTGGTTAAAAAATGGAATTGAGTTTAAGGATGAATTTATTATTAATGCAGTTGAAAAATTTTATGCTTCTTTATTCAATATAGATTTTAGCAGTAAAAAAGAACTAAAGAAGATGACTGAATGGGTTAGTGATAACACAAATAACCTTTTGAATCCGACATTTGAGCCTGATAAAGACAAAATATTAAGTATTATAAATACTATATATTTTTACGATACTTGGTTAGAGGAATTTAAAAAACAAGATAACACTAATGAAATATTTTATTTACCTAGTGGAGAAGAAAAAAATTGTGTATTTATGAATAAAAGTTTTTCTGATCATAAATATTATATAGGTGAAAACTATATCAGTTCATCTTTAGATTTTGAAAATTGCGGAAGCATTAAGTTTATTTTACCTAATGAAAATGTAGAAATAGCTGATTTGTTAGAATCAAATGATATTCTTAACAATATAATGAATCGTGAATTTATCGATAAAGCAACTGTGAATTTTAAATTACCTAAATTTCAGATAGAGAGTAAATTTGATATTAAAAAAACATTGCAGGATATGGGAGTAGAGAAGATATTTAATGAAGCTGATTTTTCTGATATGACAGATAAAGATATATTTATATCTGATATCAATCAGGGAACATACATATCTCTTGATGAAAAAGGTGTAGAGGCAGCTGCATATACAGAGATAGGAATGA contains these protein-coding regions:
- a CDS encoding serpin family protein is translated as MKKIVCIIILILLGVNTVGCEDSNAKTLVKYPDNTNIDYESDDEFIKSANEFACKTAYEILTDNVKNENINYSPISVYFALSLAATGANDSSKEELFDLLCINGKDKDYLSEECYKLFNSLYFDKGKSKLKIANSLWLKNGIEFKDEFIINAVEKFYASLFNIDFSSKKELKKMTEWVSDNTNNLLNPTFEPDKDKILSIINTIYFYDTWLEEFKKQDNTNEIFYLPSGEEKNCVFMNKSFSDHKYYIGENYISSSLDFENCGSIKFILPNENVEIADLLESNDILNNIMNREFIDKATVNFKLPKFQIESKFDIKKTLQDMGVEKIFNEADFSDMTDKDIFISDINQGTYISLDEKGVEAAAYTEIGMKLTSVDDIKIIQMTLNRPFIYVLTAKNGTILFVGVCSDPTFQ